Proteins from a single region of Oryza brachyantha chromosome 6, ObraRS2, whole genome shotgun sequence:
- the LOC102710418 gene encoding dolabradiene monooxygenase-like — MEDVSHTYVYLGLALVSLFVVLLARRSRSPAAAHGSGALRLPPGPWQLPVIGSLHHLVGKLPYRVMRDMARRHGPVIMLRLGEVRTVVVSSTEAAREVMKTHDTVFASRPLSATVNVLSNGGKDIVFAPYGDYWRQLRKIAVMELLSTRRVLSFRSIREEEVAAMLRGAAKAAAAGAAVEMRAALSSLVSDSTVRAVMGDRCKHREAFLRENERTIELASGFNPADLWPSSRLAGWLSGAVRRAEKCRDTVFGILDGIIQERLERTAEDAAAAAGDDLLDVLLRIQKEGGLQFPLDMEAIKAVIFDIFSAGSETSVTTLEWVIAELVRNPNAMKKATAEVRRAFAGAGAVSEGALGELRYLQHVIRETFRLHPPLPLLLPRECMEPCKVLGYDVPRGTQVLVNVWALGRDERYWPGGSPEEFRPERFEDDGPAAGVDFRGANFELLPFGGGRRMCPGMTFGLANVELPLASLLFHFDWEAPGVTDPSEFDMSVAFGLSGRRKASLLLRPTLRFPVPGF; from the exons ATGGAAGACGTGTCTCACACCTATGTCTACCTCGGGCTGGCGCTCGTCTCGCTGTTCGTCGTGCTGCTCGCCAGGCgcagccgctcgccggcggcggcgcatggcTCCGGCGCGCTGCGGCTGCCCCCGGGGCCGTGGCAGCTGCCCGTCATAGGCAGCCTGCACCACCTCGTCGGGAAGCTGCCGTACCGCGTGATGCGCGACATGGCGCGCCGCCACGGGCCGGTCATCATGCTCCGGCTCGGCGAGGTGCGCACGGTGGTGGTGTCGtcgacggaggcggcgcgcgagGTGATGAAGACCCACGACACGGTGTTCGCGTCGCGGCCGCTGAGCGCCACCGTGAACGTGCTCAGCAACGGCGGCAAGGACATCGTGTTCGCGCCGTACGGGGACTACTGGCGCCAGCTCCGGAAGATCGCCGTGATGGAGCTCCTCAGCACGCGCCGGGTCCTGTCCTTCCGCTCCATccgcgaggaggaggtcgccgccatgctgcgcggcgccgccaaggccgcggcggccggcgccgccgtggagaTGCGGGCGGCGCTGTCCTCGCTCGTGTCCGACTCCACGGTGCGCGCCGTGATGGGCGACCGGTGCAAGCACCGCGAGGCGTTCCTCCGCGAGAACGAGCGCACCATCGAGCTCGCCTCCGGGTTCAACCCGGCCGACCTgtggccgtcgtcgcgcctCGCCGGCTGGCTCAGcggcgccgtgcgccgcgccgagAAGTGCCGCGACACGGTGTTCGGCATCCTCGACGGCATCATCCAGGAGCGGCTGGAGAGGACCGCCGAagacgccgccgctgccgccggcgacgaccttCTGGACGTGCTGCTGAGGATACAGAAGGAGGGCGGGCTCCAGTTCCCTCTCGACATGGAAGCCATCAAAGCCGTCATCTTT GACATCTTCAGCGCCGGCAGTGAGACGTCGGTCACAACGCTGGAGTGGGTGATCGCGGAGCTGGTCCGGAACCCCAACGCCATGAAGAAGGCAACGGCCGAGGTGCGGCGCGCCTTcgccggtgccggcgccgtGTCCGAGGGCGCGCTCGGCGAGCTCCGGTACCTGCAGCACGTCATCAGGGAGACGTTCCGGCTGcacccgccgctgccgctgctgctgccgcgggAGTGCATGGAGCCGTGCAAGGTGCTGGGCTACGACGTGCCGCGTGGCACGCAGGTGCTGGTCAACGTCTGGGCGCTCGGCCGCGACGAGCGGTACTGGCCCGGGGGCTCGCCGGAGGAGTTCCGGCCGGAGCGGTTTGAGGACgacggccccgccgccggggTGGACTTCAGGGGCGCCAACTTCGAGCTGCTGCCgttcggcggtggccggcggatGTGCCCCGGGATGACGTTCGGGCTCGCCAACGTGGAGCTCCCGCTCGCCAGCCTGCTGTTCCACTTCGACTGGGAGGCGCCCGGCGTGACGGACCCGTCGGAGTTCGACATGAGCGTGGCGTTTGGGCTCTCCGGACGCCGGAAGGCCAGCCTCCTGCTCCGCCCCACCCTCCGCTTTCCCGTGCCTGGCTTCTAG